GTTGTTGCGCAGACCCGCGGTCGACTCGTGCACGCTCGTACGGTGTGTCACCCGGATGCCCTCGGCCGGCCCGAGCCCCACCCGGCGGACACCGCCGGGGGCCAGCGTGGGCAGCGCGGTGGTCAGCAGGAACTCGTCGTCGACGGTGACCTCCACCGGGCCCGCCAGCAGCGCCTGGTCGGTGGCGTTGGAGAGCAGCAGCGTGGCGTACACGACCTGCTCCACGGACGGAACGCAGAGGTACTCGGTGCGCAGTCCGACCGGGATCTCGCCGACGGTGACGGTGTGCCAGGTGCCGTCCGACGGAATGTCGGCGCGCGCGGTGGCATCGAAACGGTGGTCGAAGGATCCCGCCGACTCGCGGGGCCGCACGGCCTGTCCGGGCAAGGGCAGCGAGGCCACCGACTCGGCGCGGCGGCGGTACTCGGCCGCCACCGGGTCGAAGGAGGATCCGGGGAACAGTCGGCCTCTGCGACCACCCTGCTCTTCCGGGCCGCACAGCGTGAGGGCGGCGTAGTCGAGCTCGGCGCCGCTCGGCTGCGGCGGGCCGGCCACCGGGGCCGGAGGGGGCGGCGCGGCCATTCCGGGAGCCGGGGGCGCGGGGGCGTCTGCGACGGGGCTGCCGCCGGATCGCGTCCTGTTGCGGGGCAGGCCTGTTGCCGGCTGCGCGAGGGCAGGCATCCCGCTGCCGTAGGCCGCCGGCGGAGCGCCGCCCGGCGCCGCCGGCATCGGCGGGGGAGGCGGCGGACCGGGACGGTACGCGGATCCGCCCGCTGCGCCCACGGGTGCGGCGCCGGCCCCGACAGCCACGGGTCCGGTGGTCCTCTCCGGGGCGGGGCCCGCCGCGTCGTATCCGCTGAACAGGTCGACGAGTCCCGCCGGGGGTTCGCGCCAGCCGGAGGGCGCGGGGGCGGGCTGACTGCGGCCGATCCGGACCGAGCGGAGCCTCGGCAGGTCGGTGCGGCGCCGAAGGTCGGCGGTGGCCAGGGCGATACGTACGCCGGTCCAGTCCTCGCCCGTCCGCTGAGCGACCGAAGCACGCAGCACCAGCCGGCCGCTGCCGTCTCCCTGACGGTGAGCGAGGCGGTACGCAGGCACCCAGACAGCGCCGGGTACCCCGTATTCCAGCTCCAGTTCCACCTCGGCGCCGCCCGCGGCACCGGCACCGTCGAGCGTCAGGAGTGCGCAGACCGTGGTCTCCACGTG
This genomic interval from Streptomyces sp. NBC_00464 contains the following:
- a CDS encoding DUF4139 domain-containing protein, which translates into the protein MTAEAAQRWGSTLDSVVVYAQGALCRRLARGGVPSDGRVRVTGLPRSLDPGSLRVQVVGAPGVRVTEARVEVEAELPGADAPDTLRRAYERLSDAYAAARARRDRQLSVIEEVRALHPVPPARKREDPHRRTPVDAWLGLADFVDERLTGLHDRLAELEEALRTAEHELTVATDRFERGSTDAPSAHVETTVCALLTLDGAGAAGGAEVELELEYGVPGAVWVPAYRLAHRQGDGSGRLVLRASVAQRTGEDWTGVRIALATADLRRRTDLPRLRSVRIGRSQPAPAPSGWREPPAGLVDLFSGYDAAGPAPERTTGPVAVGAGAAPVGAAGGSAYRPGPPPPPPMPAAPGGAPPAAYGSGMPALAQPATGLPRNRTRSGGSPVADAPAPPAPGMAAPPPPAPVAGPPQPSGAELDYAALTLCGPEEQGGRRGRLFPGSSFDPVAAEYRRRAESVASLPLPGQAVRPRESAGSFDHRFDATARADIPSDGTWHTVTVGEIPVGLRTEYLCVPSVEQVVYATLLLSNATDQALLAGPVEVTVDDEFLLTTALPTLAPGGVRRVGLGPAEGIRVTHRTSVHESTAGLRNNTTVLDHRVHVELANRLARPVTVEVHERVPVTSEPDVRIEERADWTAPDDGAGPDRHAPGTRLWRLDLPAGATAALDGGYEIRIPTGKALVGGNRRS